One stretch of Prunus persica cultivar Lovell chromosome G1, Prunus_persica_NCBIv2, whole genome shotgun sequence DNA includes these proteins:
- the LOC18791647 gene encoding adenine phosphoribosyltransferase 5 isoform X2: protein MFAAENGLKGDPRLQAISEAIRVVPHFPKPGIMFQDITTLLLDHKAFKHTVDIFVDRYRDMDISVVAGVEARGFMFGPSIALAIGAKFVPLRKPRKLPGEVISEAYELEYGTDCLEMHVGAVQPGERALIIDDLIATGGTLSAAITLLERVGAEVVECGCVIGLPEVKGQCRLNGKPLYILVEPREIDNCC from the exons ATGTTTGCAGCAGAAAATGGACTCAAAGGAGACCCAAGGCTCCAAGCCATATCTGAAGCCATCAGGGTTGTGCCTCACTTTCCAAAACCAG GAATAATGTTTCAAGACATAACAACATTGTTGCTTGATCACAAGGCCTTCAAGCATACTGTCGACATTTTTGTTGATCGCTACAGAGACATGGACATCTCTGTTGTTGCTG GAGTGGAAGCCAGAGGGTTCATGTTTGGTCCTTCGATTGCCTTAGCTATTGGCGCCAAGTTTGTCCCTTTACGTAAACCTAGAAAGTTGCCGG GAGAAGTAATTTCAGAAGCATATGAGCTTGAGTATGGGACTGATTGCCTGGAGATGCATGTTGGTGCTGTTCAGCCTGGTGAACGTGCATTGATAATTGATGATTTAATAGCTACAGGTGGGACCTTGTCAGCAGCAATAACACTTTTGG AACGTGTAGGGGCTGAAGTGGTCGAATGTGGATGCGTTATTGGTTTGCCTGAGGTTAAG GGACAGTGCAGGCTTAATGGAAAGCCACTTTATATCCTTGTGGAGCCACGCGAGATAGATAACTGTTGTTGA
- the LOC18791647 gene encoding adenine phosphoribosyltransferase 5 isoform X1 yields MFAAENGLKGDPRLQAISEAIRVVPHFPKPGIMFQDITTLLLDHKAFKHTVDIFVDRYRDMDISVVAGVEARGFMFGPSIALAIGAKFVPLRKPRKLPGEVISEAYELEYGTDCLEMHVGAVQPGERALIIDDLIATGGTLSAAITLLERVGAEVVECGCVIGLPEVKCYAVELLLMIVTFQGQCRLNGKPLYILVEPREIDNCC; encoded by the exons ATGTTTGCAGCAGAAAATGGACTCAAAGGAGACCCAAGGCTCCAAGCCATATCTGAAGCCATCAGGGTTGTGCCTCACTTTCCAAAACCAG GAATAATGTTTCAAGACATAACAACATTGTTGCTTGATCACAAGGCCTTCAAGCATACTGTCGACATTTTTGTTGATCGCTACAGAGACATGGACATCTCTGTTGTTGCTG GAGTGGAAGCCAGAGGGTTCATGTTTGGTCCTTCGATTGCCTTAGCTATTGGCGCCAAGTTTGTCCCTTTACGTAAACCTAGAAAGTTGCCGG GAGAAGTAATTTCAGAAGCATATGAGCTTGAGTATGGGACTGATTGCCTGGAGATGCATGTTGGTGCTGTTCAGCCTGGTGAACGTGCATTGATAATTGATGATTTAATAGCTACAGGTGGGACCTTGTCAGCAGCAATAACACTTTTGG AACGTGTAGGGGCTGAAGTGGTCGAATGTGGATGCGTTATTGGTTTGCCTGAGGTTAAG TGCTATGCAGTTGAGCTGCTCTTGATGATTGTGACCTTTCAGGGACAGTGCAGGCTTAATGGAAAGCCACTTTATATCCTTGTGGAGCCACGCGAGATAGATAACTGTTGTTGA